Part of the Streptomyces antimycoticus genome, CGCCATGCCATAGAGGCGGGCGGCGACCCGGCGCAGGGCAGCGTGGGCGACGGCACCGACGCGCTCAATGAGATCGCCCCGCTGTCCACCAAGGGGTTCCTGCGCAAGCGCGGCGGCGACCGCGGCCAGGTGACGGTCGAGTTCCTCGGCGTCCTGCCGCTGGTGCTGATCGTGCTCGCGGTCGTCTGGCAGGTGGTGCTGGTCGGCTATACGTACTCGCTGGCGGGCAACTCGGCCGACAAGGGGGCCCGCGCGGGCGCCACCAAGGGCGCGGGCGCCTGCCAGGACGCGGCGAGCAAGGACATCCCCGGCTCCTGGAGCGCCGACATCG contains:
- a CDS encoding TadE/TadG family type IV pilus assembly protein yields the protein MGDGTDALNEIAPLSTKGFLRKRGGDRGQVTVEFLGVLPLVLIVLAVVWQVVLVGYTYSLAGNSADKGARAGATKGAGACQDAASKDIPGSWSADIDCGGGDGSVYKATVKLHVPILFPGAADFPWTVTGTAGAADESDLAGGGE